AAAGCGATTGCCCGGGCCATGACCGACAGTAAACCGGGTGTGCCGCATATCTACCTCACTATCGAGGTGGATGCTGATGCGCTGATGGCGCTGCGCGAACAGATCACTGCCGGTGGTACCCGCGTCTCTGTCAACGATCTTGTGGTGAAGGCGGCGGCAAAGGCGCTGGCAAAGGTGCCGGCGGTGAATGTCAGCTTCAGCCAGACCGCTGACGGCCAGCCGGGTATCGTGCGCCACAACCAGATCAATATCGGCGTTGCAGTTGCACTCGACGATGGTCTGGTAGCGCCGGTTGTGCGCGATGCCGATAAGAAGAGCATTAGCGTGATTAGCGCCGAAATCCGCGATATGGCGCTGCGTGCTCGCGAAGGGAAGATCAAGCAAAACGAACTCGAAGGGGCAACATTCCAGGTTACCAACCTCGGTATGTTCGGCATCGTTGAGTTCGGGTCGATCATCTCGGTGCCCCAGGCTGCCTCGCTGGCCGTTGGTGCCGTGCGGAAGGTACCGGTCGTGCGTGACGACCAGATCGTGATCGGACAGGTGATGAATCTCACCTTAAGCGCCGATCACCGGGTGATCGATGGTGCCGTGGGTGCGCAGTACCTGCAAGAGCTGCGCAAGCTGCTGGAAGCACCGATGAATATCATCGTGTAACGGTCCGTGACTGCCGGAACAAGCTCTGTGCCTCTGTGGTGTCGTATGTGTTAACCACAGAGACACAGAGCGGGCTATTCTCTGTGCGCTCGGTGCCTCTGTGGTGCCACTGTTTTAACCACAGAGACACAAAGGACACAGAGGTGGCTATTCTCTGTGCCTCTGTGGTGCAATAACCCACCAGCGTGCTGATACAAAGAGGGATCGTATGAGCCTGGAATTACCATCAGGGCCACTCGTCGAAACCGACTGGCTGGCTGCCCATCTTGGGCATCCCAAACTCCGCATCGTTGACATGCGCGGTACCGTTTTGCCACCCTCTGCCCCTAAACCGCACTACTTTGCCCGCCACGACGACTACGCCGCCGGGCATATTCCCGGCGCTGTCTACATTGATTGGACACGTGATATTGTTGATCTTGACGATCCAACCCCTGTGCAGGTAGCACCACCCGCCAAAATCGCTGAAGAATTGGGAAAGCGCGGTATCGGTGACGATTGTGTAGTGGTTGCCTACGACGACTGGTATTCGATGTTTGCCGGGCGTCTGATGTGGGTACTACGGTATTACGGGTTTGAGCAGGTGCGCGTGCTGAATGGTGGCATGGTCAAATGGGTTGCCGAGGGCCGACCGTTGACGACGGAAGTGCCAGACTATCCGCCGGCGATCTTTACCCCTCGCCCCCAGCCACACCTGCGTAAGACCGCCGACCAGGTGCTGCAAGCCCTGGGTAGCGATCTGCTCTTGATTGATGCCCGTCATGAACGGGAGTATCAAGGCTTCGAGTCGCGTGCCGCTCGCGGCGGCCACATCCCCGGTGCACGCAATGTCTTTTATCAGAGCCTGGTCAGCGGGCCGCATCAAACCTATCTCTCACCCGATCAACTCCGCGAACGTTTTCTTGCCGCCGGAATTGATCCTGACGCCACGACTGATCGTGAGGTCGTCGCCTACTGCAACGGCGGTGTTTCGGCGACACCCACAGCCATCGCCTTTGAACTGGTGAGTGGTCGCCGGGTCGCGATCTACGATGGTTCGTGGAATGAGTGGGGTAACGATCCAACCAAACCGCTTGAACGAGCGGAAGCGTCGTCGGGCGAGTAGTACCACATCAGTCGCAGCACGCTATCCAACTATCACCCTGGTACCGCATTTGAACGATGAACTGCTTCCCTCGTATGACAATGTGAAACAGCATATGCCCGTCCAGGTTGGTGCGGATTCGGTTGGGGGGCTGGCGAGGCGGGTTTAGAACCCGCCCCTACGATCCGTCCTTCAT
This genomic window from Chloroflexus aurantiacus J-10-fl contains:
- a CDS encoding sulfurtransferase, whose product is MSLELPSGPLVETDWLAAHLGHPKLRIVDMRGTVLPPSAPKPHYFARHDDYAAGHIPGAVYIDWTRDIVDLDDPTPVQVAPPAKIAEELGKRGIGDDCVVVAYDDWYSMFAGRLMWVLRYYGFEQVRVLNGGMVKWVAEGRPLTTEVPDYPPAIFTPRPQPHLRKTADQVLQALGSDLLLIDARHEREYQGFESRAARGGHIPGARNVFYQSLVSGPHQTYLSPDQLRERFLAAGIDPDATTDREVVAYCNGGVSATPTAIAFELVSGRRVAIYDGSWNEWGNDPTKPLERAEASSGE